In a genomic window of Gossypium arboreum isolate Shixiya-1 chromosome 9, ASM2569848v2, whole genome shotgun sequence:
- the LOC108460099 gene encoding uncharacterized protein LOC108460099 has protein sequence MDKKEMSARMETSENLCQVVGGVNGHLKNLVNGVVSETVIVQSSKENVCFSGENAGLRFQNNGFGSCKHQEVDYGGGICQPNGVASETVIVVDTIDATTFCTSDGVLESKDNGLDSSKVLADMPKTKVAEEEDLSMIDIKGTGGVNSQFKECYDWESLCRICHLNSEQSLHITSTTAATMELIQIGCGCKDELGIAHGHCAEAWFKLKGNRLCEICGQTAGNITGVKDNGFIENWHHQGSTTVSVRTSDQGRDHWRGQPYRNFLLACLVIAFVLPLFFHVNMF, from the exons ATGGATAAAAAGGAAATGAGTGCGAGGATGGAAACTagtgagaatttgtgtcaagttGTGGGAGGAGTCAATGGACATTTAAAGAACTTGGTTAATGGGGTTGTGTCCGAGACTGTTATTGTGCAAAGTTCTAaagaaaatgtatgttttagtGGAGAAAATGCAGGTTTGAGGTTCCAAAATAATGGCTTTGGATCATGTAAGCATCAGGAGGTTGATTATGGGGGAGGAATTTGTCAGCCTAATGGGGTTGCATCTGAGACTGTCATTGTGGTTGACACCATCGATGCAACAACTTTTTGTACAAGTGATGGGGTATTAGAGTCGAAAGATAATGGATTGGATTCAAGTAAAGTATTGGCAGACATGCCAAAGACAAAAGTTGCTGAAGAAGAGGACTTAAGTATGATTGATATAAAGGGAACTGGTGGTGTCAACAGTCAGTTTAAAGAGTGTTATGATTGGGAAAGCCTTTGTAGAATTTGCCATTTGAATTCCGAACAATCGCTTCATATTACATCAACTACAGCAGCTACCATGGAGCTAATTCAAATTGGTTGTGGGTGCAAAGATGAGCTAGGAATTGCACATGGTCATTGCGCAGAGGCATGGTTTAAGCTGAAAGGAAACAG ATTATGCGAAATTTGTGGCCAGACGGCTGGAAATATTACTGGTGTTAAAGATAATGGATTTATCGAAAATTGGCATCACCAAGGATCTACCACTGTTAGTGTTAGGACATCAGATCAAGGTCGGGATCATTGGCGTGGACAACCATACCGTAACTTCCTCTTAGCGTGCCTAGTAATAGCATTTGTATTGCCATTGTTCTTTCATGTAAATATGTTTTAG